One region of Myxococcus fulvus genomic DNA includes:
- a CDS encoding YIP1 family protein, which yields MTSLVQPVRVFIDPVEGTPAAVEARRWVWPLLILALCVSASGTLFSLRWDATPDVIRELQASGEMSTISEADLSDKIQTASRKALVGGIAKGVFVMPFMALLLAAMLWVVSWLFDRPVHFEKLMSVAAIALLPIALYHLILTGCLAAQHTVSVSRVLQLVPSHLGAFLGELSPKMARVASTVDFFNLWSTALLGLGFSAATGMPRTRALLLSLALYAMFAGVMMVGLPGSAGGGQ from the coding sequence ATGACCTCACTCGTCCAACCCGTGCGCGTCTTCATCGACCCTGTCGAGGGGACGCCCGCCGCCGTCGAAGCCCGCCGTTGGGTCTGGCCCCTCCTCATCCTCGCCCTCTGCGTGTCCGCCTCCGGGACGCTGTTTTCCCTTCGCTGGGACGCGACCCCGGATGTCATCCGTGAGCTGCAGGCCTCCGGGGAGATGTCGACCATCTCCGAGGCGGACCTGAGCGACAAGATCCAGACCGCGTCCCGCAAGGCGCTGGTGGGCGGCATCGCCAAGGGCGTCTTCGTGATGCCGTTCATGGCGCTGCTCCTGGCCGCCATGCTCTGGGTCGTGTCCTGGCTGTTCGACCGGCCCGTCCACTTCGAGAAGCTGATGTCGGTGGCGGCCATCGCGCTCCTGCCCATCGCGCTGTACCACCTCATCCTCACCGGCTGCCTCGCGGCGCAGCACACCGTGTCCGTCTCGCGCGTGCTCCAGCTGGTCCCGTCCCACCTGGGCGCGTTCCTGGGGGAGCTGAGCCCGAAGATGGCGCGCGTCGCCTCCACCGTGGACTTCTTCAACCTCTGGAGCACCGCGCTGCTCGGCCTGGGCTTCTCCGCCGCCACCGGCATGCCGCGGACCCGCGCGCTGCTGCTGTCCCTGGCGCTCTACGCGATGTTCGCGGGCGTCATGATGGTGGGCTTGCCCGGCTCGGCGGGAGGTGGCCAGTGA
- a CDS encoding ABC transporter ATP-binding protein — MSHGSGAGDGRLIQVDNITRVFHVGGEEVRALRGVTFGVSRGEWIAIIGQSGSGKSTMMNVLGCLDTPSSGRYMLNGKDVSRMSDDELAVIRNVEIGFIFQTFQLLPKETALANVELPLVYRGMPAKERRERAKAALDKVQLTHRMHHRPNELSGGQRQRVAIARALVSEPSMLLADEPTGNLDSATGEEIVRLFEQLHQAGHTLVLVTHEPKLAARCPRAIRLSDGEIVADGPGREVALGNAAAIAAGGA; from the coding sequence GTGAGCCACGGCAGCGGCGCCGGCGATGGCCGGCTCATCCAGGTGGACAACATCACCCGCGTCTTCCACGTCGGTGGCGAGGAGGTGCGGGCGCTGCGAGGCGTCACCTTCGGCGTGAGCCGGGGTGAGTGGATTGCCATCATCGGTCAGTCCGGCTCCGGCAAGAGCACGATGATGAACGTGCTGGGCTGCCTGGATACGCCTTCCAGCGGCCGCTACATGCTCAACGGCAAGGACGTGTCGCGCATGAGCGACGACGAGCTGGCCGTCATCCGCAACGTGGAGATCGGCTTCATCTTCCAGACGTTCCAGCTCCTGCCGAAGGAGACGGCGCTGGCCAACGTGGAGCTGCCGCTGGTGTACCGCGGCATGCCCGCCAAGGAGCGGCGGGAGCGGGCGAAGGCGGCGCTGGACAAGGTGCAGCTCACGCACCGCATGCACCACCGGCCCAACGAGCTGTCGGGCGGTCAGCGTCAGCGCGTGGCCATTGCCCGCGCGCTGGTGTCCGAGCCGTCCATGCTGCTGGCGGACGAGCCCACGGGAAACCTGGACTCGGCCACGGGCGAGGAGATCGTCCGGCTGTTCGAGCAACTGCACCAGGCCGGCCACACGCTGGTGCTGGTCACGCACGAGCCGAAGCTCGCGGCCCGGTGTCCGAGGGCCATCCGCCTGAGCGACGGTGAGATCGTCGCCGACGGGCCGGGGCGCGAGGTGGCGCTGGGCAACGCCGCGGCGATCGCGGCGGGGGGCGCATGA
- a CDS encoding ABC transporter permease translates to MRAFLDNLRLALGTFLGNPLRSLLTLLGIVIGVATVITMMGLIEGLRTKVNRDLGRLGAHTFQLTKWPAGGFGRFNWAKFAKRPDMGMEDVRALELFCPSVGLVAPSDDQGGQKVSTVSKETRPAVRIMGASTTYPTVSGLSVQSGRFFNEVEGLDGRNVIILGLDVADELFPGIDPVGFEVRLKGRPFRVIGVLQRRGSFLGMVSLDNQAIIPLRVFQQLYGKERSLDIDIQAKDPGLFRKAQDEVATLMRRRHNLAPDEANDFELHTNESVTASFNQLSQVITIAGIGVCLLSLVVGGIGILNIMLVSVMERTREIGVRKALGAKRRRILGQFATEAVLLALLGGAMGVGLGFGLVFLGDWMVGFPMSVPPWAVALALSMSCGVGLLFGIYPAARAAKLDPVEAMRNE, encoded by the coding sequence ATGCGAGCCTTCCTAGACAATCTCCGGCTGGCGCTGGGCACGTTCCTGGGCAACCCGCTGCGCTCGCTGTTGACGCTGCTGGGCATCGTCATCGGCGTGGCCACGGTCATCACCATGATGGGGCTCATCGAGGGCCTGCGCACGAAGGTGAACCGCGACCTGGGCCGCCTGGGCGCGCACACCTTCCAGCTGACCAAGTGGCCCGCGGGCGGCTTCGGCCGCTTCAACTGGGCCAAGTTCGCCAAGCGTCCGGACATGGGCATGGAGGACGTGCGGGCCCTGGAGCTGTTCTGTCCGTCGGTGGGGCTGGTGGCGCCCTCGGACGACCAGGGCGGCCAGAAGGTCTCCACGGTGAGCAAGGAGACGCGGCCCGCGGTGCGCATCATGGGCGCGTCCACGACGTACCCGACGGTGAGCGGGCTGTCCGTGCAGTCCGGCCGCTTCTTCAACGAGGTGGAGGGGCTGGACGGCCGCAACGTCATCATCCTGGGTCTGGACGTGGCGGACGAGCTGTTCCCGGGCATCGACCCGGTGGGCTTCGAGGTCCGCCTGAAGGGCCGGCCGTTCCGGGTGATTGGCGTGCTCCAGCGGCGCGGCAGCTTCCTGGGCATGGTGAGCCTGGACAACCAGGCCATCATCCCGCTGCGCGTGTTCCAGCAGCTCTACGGCAAGGAGCGCTCGCTGGACATCGACATCCAGGCGAAGGACCCGGGCCTGTTCCGCAAGGCGCAGGACGAGGTGGCCACGCTGATGCGCCGCCGGCACAACCTGGCGCCCGACGAGGCCAACGACTTCGAGCTGCACACCAACGAGTCGGTGACGGCGTCGTTCAACCAGCTCTCGCAGGTCATCACCATCGCCGGCATTGGCGTGTGCCTGTTGTCGCTGGTGGTGGGCGGCATCGGCATCCTGAACATCATGTTGGTGTCGGTGATGGAGCGCACGCGGGAGATTGGCGTGCGCAAGGCGCTGGGCGCGAAGCGGCGGCGCATCCTGGGGCAGTTCGCCACGGAGGCGGTGCTGCTGGCGCTCCTGGGCGGCGCCATGGGCGTGGGCCTGGGCTTCGGGCTGGTGTTCCTGGGCGACTGGATGGTGGGCTTCCCCATGTCGGTGCCGCCGTGGGCCGTGGCCCTGGCCCTGTCGATGAGCTGCGGGGTGGGGCTGTTGTTCGGAATCTATCCGGCCGCCCGCGCCGCGAAGCTGGACCCCGTCGAGGCGATGCGCAACGAGTAG
- a CDS encoding TolC family protein has product MNALIVATLLSASPAPTPITLQQAREEGRQSTTALTALQDLEVSQQDVNIRRSALLPQLSVNGFVGKRWLGRRQTFDLVPDVNNPGEFVQISVESKPTSTGDYDLGAVLSQSIYDRAVWKQLEQAGVLRDAQASQAKEEADTAELEAIRRFFTLFRTQSTRQVLDATVKRSEEQLERARALFLAGRVGKVEEISALVNLGNDRISFVQSLSQLVTDQGQLAVWLTRPGTQPVEAVDPGVLQSEPGPAPTIEQAISVAREQRPLLKALEARVSAAELERAIARADYIPKLSAQGIYTRQGPDAGQVFTEPRLQNNVIARLNLDWNIFNGFITPAQTKRAEANIRKAQLQLAQSAREIEAEVRTAHQSLEAQLVAARLAAENREAAVQGLNLAEERFKAGAGSTLEVRDAQLSLTQAELSLLENRIDVEIARFTLMRAMGALMSPGETK; this is encoded by the coding sequence GTGAACGCCCTCATCGTCGCGACGCTGCTGTCCGCGTCCCCCGCGCCCACGCCCATCACCCTGCAGCAGGCCCGAGAGGAAGGCCGCCAGAGCACGACCGCGCTCACGGCGCTCCAGGACCTGGAGGTCAGCCAGCAGGACGTGAACATCCGCCGCTCCGCGCTGTTGCCCCAGCTCTCCGTCAACGGCTTCGTGGGCAAGCGTTGGCTCGGCCGCCGCCAGACGTTCGACCTGGTGCCGGACGTGAACAACCCCGGCGAGTTCGTGCAGATCTCCGTCGAGTCCAAGCCCACCAGCACGGGCGACTACGACCTGGGCGCGGTCCTGAGCCAGAGCATCTATGACCGCGCGGTCTGGAAGCAGCTCGAGCAGGCCGGGGTGCTGCGCGACGCGCAGGCGAGCCAGGCCAAGGAGGAGGCGGACACCGCGGAGCTGGAGGCCATCCGCCGCTTCTTCACGCTCTTCCGCACCCAGTCCACCCGCCAGGTGCTGGACGCCACCGTCAAGCGCAGCGAGGAGCAACTGGAGCGCGCCCGCGCCCTGTTCCTGGCGGGCCGCGTGGGCAAGGTGGAGGAGATCTCCGCCCTGGTGAACCTGGGCAATGACCGCATCTCCTTCGTCCAGTCGCTCAGCCAGCTGGTCACGGACCAGGGGCAGCTCGCGGTGTGGCTGACGCGTCCGGGCACCCAGCCCGTGGAGGCGGTGGACCCGGGCGTGCTCCAGTCGGAGCCCGGTCCCGCGCCCACCATCGAGCAGGCCATCAGCGTCGCCCGCGAGCAGCGCCCGCTGCTCAAGGCGCTGGAGGCCCGGGTGAGCGCGGCCGAGCTGGAGCGCGCCATCGCCCGCGCGGACTACATCCCGAAGCTGTCGGCCCAGGGCATCTACACCCGCCAGGGCCCGGACGCCGGCCAGGTCTTCACCGAGCCGCGCCTGCAGAACAACGTCATCGCCCGCCTCAACCTGGACTGGAACATCTTCAACGGCTTCATCACCCCCGCGCAGACCAAGCGGGCCGAGGCCAACATCCGCAAGGCCCAGCTCCAGCTGGCGCAGTCCGCGCGGGAGATCGAGGCCGAGGTGCGCACCGCGCACCAATCGCTGGAGGCGCAGCTCGTCGCCGCCCGCCTGGCCGCGGAGAACCGCGAGGCCGCCGTCCAGGGACTCAACCTGGCCGAGGAGCGCTTCAAGGCCGGTGCGGGCTCCACGCTGGAGGTCCGTGACGCGCAGCTCAGCCTCACGCAGGCGGAGCTCAGCTTGTTGGAAAACAGAATCGATGTCGAAATCGCCCGCTTCACCTTGATGCGGGCCATGGGCGCCCTGATGAGCCCGGGAGAGACGAAATGA
- a CDS encoding efflux RND transporter periplasmic adaptor subunit, with protein sequence MKWWKGVIAGALFLGAAAITAGGLKERPPPSQEVQIAKARKGTITRTITGAGKVQAATTVKISSSLSGDLVELLVKDGDAVKKGQVLARIDRRVYEAALKQAMASQNAARADAQVAEVEVSRTTQELGRVEGLVTKGLASGAELDIAKASKNTAEARLASSKQLLARNVAVVEQAQTDLSRTTMFSPIDGNVIELSREVGERVRGSELAEDVVMTIAALSAMEVKFEVGEHEVVHLKPGQPADVTLDALEGQTFAGSVVEIAQKALIKNEGTEAEVTSFPVTVALDMRPPGVLPGMSAEARISAETRSDVVLVPIQAVTVRAERTLPDYKEPIEGGALKARRTESLAKVVFVVDAANKAQVRRVQTGIASDTELEILSGLNDGDRVVEGPYRTLSKELNHGDTVQEPEQGGPGGMKGGRKS encoded by the coding sequence ATGAAGTGGTGGAAGGGTGTGATTGCCGGTGCGCTGTTCCTCGGTGCCGCGGCCATCACGGCGGGAGGACTGAAGGAGCGTCCGCCGCCGTCCCAGGAGGTGCAGATCGCCAAGGCTCGCAAGGGCACCATCACCCGCACCATCACCGGCGCGGGCAAGGTGCAGGCGGCCACGACGGTGAAGATCTCCTCCAGCCTCTCCGGAGACCTGGTGGAGCTGCTGGTCAAGGATGGCGACGCGGTGAAGAAGGGCCAGGTGCTGGCCCGCATCGACCGGCGCGTGTACGAGGCGGCGCTGAAGCAGGCGATGGCCTCGCAGAACGCGGCGCGCGCCGACGCCCAGGTGGCGGAGGTGGAGGTCAGCCGCACCACGCAGGAGCTGGGGCGGGTGGAGGGCCTGGTGACCAAGGGCCTGGCGTCCGGCGCCGAGCTGGACATCGCCAAGGCGAGCAAGAACACGGCGGAGGCCCGGCTCGCGTCCTCGAAGCAGCTGCTGGCGCGCAACGTCGCCGTCGTGGAGCAGGCGCAGACGGACCTGTCGCGCACGACGATGTTCTCGCCCATCGACGGCAACGTCATCGAGCTGTCGCGCGAGGTGGGTGAGCGCGTGCGTGGCTCGGAGCTGGCCGAGGACGTGGTGATGACCATCGCGGCCCTGTCCGCCATGGAGGTGAAGTTCGAGGTGGGTGAGCACGAGGTGGTGCACCTCAAGCCGGGCCAGCCCGCGGACGTGACGCTGGACGCGCTGGAGGGGCAGACCTTCGCGGGCTCGGTGGTGGAGATCGCCCAGAAGGCGCTCATCAAGAACGAGGGCACGGAGGCCGAGGTGACCAGCTTCCCCGTCACGGTGGCGCTGGACATGCGTCCGCCGGGCGTGCTGCCGGGCATGAGCGCGGAGGCCCGCATCTCCGCGGAGACGCGCAGCGACGTCGTCCTGGTTCCCATCCAGGCCGTCACGGTGCGTGCGGAGCGCACGCTGCCCGATTACAAGGAGCCCATCGAGGGTGGCGCGCTCAAGGCGCGGCGCACCGAGTCGCTGGCCAAGGTGGTCTTCGTGGTGGACGCGGCGAACAAGGCGCAGGTGCGGCGGGTGCAGACGGGCATCGCGTCCGACACGGAGCTGGAGATCCTCTCCGGGCTGAACGACGGCGACCGCGTGGTGGAGGGCCCCTACCGCACGCTGTCGAAGGAGCTCAACCACGGGGACACCGTGCAGGAGCCCGAGCAGGGCGGTCCGGGCGGCATGAAGGGCGGGCGGAAGTCGTGA
- a CDS encoding Rossmann-like and DUF2520 domain-containing protein — translation MSPRASRKRSAPRKESSRGRATAKHPAPVSNRRTAAPREGASANREGSTAQTKPAPRKSFASHAATSTQRPRVVIVGTGRLGGALGLALSATGWPVTLHSRGDEGRQRVEALDLKPSTPEDLRRARLVLLCVPDAEVPRVAKELASTLPRSVALVHTAGALSLQALGEPRGRALGSFHPLCAVSSARDSLAGHTASISTRSRPLREVLRAMAEDVKLEVIEVPEAHRAAYHAGAVMSAGLVVALADAAVAALGTAGIAPDAALRALLPLMRSALRGMEARGLAGSLTGPIVRGDAGVVGAHLDALPDDIAPIYRLLSRRALELVSERLSPESRAALEKRLR, via the coding sequence ATGAGTCCCCGCGCCTCGCGGAAGCGAAGTGCCCCGAGGAAGGAGTCCTCCCGGGGCCGCGCGACCGCGAAGCACCCCGCGCCCGTCAGCAACAGGCGCACTGCTGCGCCACGGGAAGGCGCCTCGGCGAACCGCGAGGGCAGCACGGCGCAGACGAAGCCTGCACCGCGGAAATCCTTCGCGAGCCACGCGGCGACTTCGACGCAGCGGCCCCGTGTCGTCATCGTCGGAACAGGCCGCCTCGGCGGAGCCCTCGGGCTCGCGCTGAGCGCGACGGGCTGGCCCGTGACGCTCCACTCACGCGGTGACGAAGGTCGTCAGCGAGTCGAAGCGCTCGACCTGAAGCCCTCGACGCCCGAGGACCTGCGGCGCGCGCGGCTCGTGCTCCTCTGCGTCCCGGATGCGGAAGTCCCCCGCGTCGCGAAAGAGCTCGCCAGCACCCTGCCCCGCTCCGTTGCCCTCGTGCACACGGCCGGCGCGCTGTCGCTCCAAGCCCTCGGCGAGCCACGAGGCCGAGCCCTCGGCTCTTTCCATCCGCTCTGCGCCGTATCCTCCGCGCGAGATTCGCTCGCCGGCCACACCGCGTCCATCAGCACGCGCTCCAGACCCCTGCGCGAAGTGCTGCGCGCCATGGCCGAGGACGTGAAGCTGGAGGTCATCGAGGTCCCCGAGGCCCATCGCGCCGCCTACCACGCGGGCGCGGTGATGAGCGCGGGGCTCGTCGTGGCACTCGCGGACGCGGCCGTCGCGGCGCTCGGCACCGCGGGAATCGCGCCCGACGCAGCGCTCCGCGCCCTGCTGCCCCTGATGCGCTCCGCGCTGCGAGGCATGGAAGCGCGCGGCCTCGCGGGGAGCCTCACCGGCCCCATCGTCCGGGGCGATGCGGGCGTGGTCGGCGCGCACCTGGATGCGCTCCCGGACGACATCGCCCCCATCTACCGACTGCTGTCGCGGCGCGCGCTGGAGCTCGTCTCGGAGAGACTCAGCCCCGAATCACGCGCCGCGCTGGAGAAGCGGCTCAGGTGA
- a CDS encoding ABC transporter permease, whose amino-acid sequence MKHWAGFRVDILEGARIALFSLRANRLRTVLTTMGIGIGVATLLAIVGIIQGLNTSFHRQLASFGANTLYVSKYPMIIKGDWWKYRGRKNFTLEQVHRLRSMAPFISAMSPSVSRLADVSYASEQMSTVRIQGVNHEYLSISGFDITNGRFLTEADEEVTRPVAVLGADVADRLFPGISPVGRTIRVDNRSFQVVGTLSRKGKVVNESMDLLVIIPFKTFYSSFGKGRPFEIAMAVGDAGQVRAAEDQLIGILRRIRGTTPGEPDDFNINKPEAMAQTYAQLTGALYGVAVGVGLITLLVGGIGIMNIMLVSVRERTREIGVRRALGARKRTIVVQFLMEAASVSAVGGLLGTTVGLGTAKVVSLITPLAADVQTGTILGGVFFAALVGLLFGIWPAARAANLDPVEALRYE is encoded by the coding sequence ATGAAGCACTGGGCGGGTTTTCGGGTGGACATCCTGGAGGGCGCGCGCATCGCCTTGTTCTCGCTGCGCGCCAACCGCCTGCGCACCGTGCTGACGACGATGGGCATCGGCATCGGCGTGGCCACGCTCCTGGCCATCGTCGGCATCATCCAGGGGCTCAACACGTCGTTCCACCGGCAGCTCGCGAGCTTCGGGGCGAACACGCTCTACGTGAGCAAGTACCCGATGATCATCAAGGGCGACTGGTGGAAGTACCGCGGGCGCAAGAACTTCACGCTCGAGCAGGTGCACCGGCTGCGCTCCATGGCGCCCTTCATCAGCGCGATGTCGCCGTCGGTGTCGCGGCTGGCGGACGTGTCGTACGCCAGCGAGCAGATGTCGACGGTGCGCATCCAGGGCGTCAACCACGAGTACCTGAGCATCTCCGGCTTCGACATCACCAACGGGCGCTTCCTCACGGAGGCGGACGAAGAGGTGACGCGGCCGGTGGCGGTGCTGGGCGCGGACGTGGCGGACCGGCTGTTCCCCGGCATCAGCCCGGTGGGGCGCACCATCCGCGTGGACAACCGCTCCTTCCAGGTGGTGGGCACGCTCAGCCGCAAGGGCAAGGTGGTGAACGAGAGCATGGACCTGCTCGTCATCATCCCCTTCAAGACCTTCTACAGCAGCTTCGGCAAGGGGCGCCCGTTCGAGATCGCCATGGCGGTGGGGGACGCGGGCCAGGTGCGCGCGGCCGAGGACCAGCTCATCGGCATCCTCCGGCGCATCCGCGGCACGACGCCGGGCGAGCCGGACGACTTCAACATCAACAAGCCGGAGGCCATGGCGCAGACGTACGCGCAGCTGACGGGCGCGCTGTACGGCGTCGCGGTGGGCGTGGGCCTCATCACGCTCCTCGTGGGCGGCATCGGCATCATGAACATCATGCTGGTGTCGGTGCGCGAGCGGACGCGGGAGATCGGCGTGCGGCGCGCGCTGGGGGCGCGCAAGCGCACCATCGTGGTGCAGTTCCTGATGGAGGCGGCCAGCGTGTCCGCGGTGGGCGGCCTGTTGGGGACCACGGTGGGGCTGGGGACGGCCAAGGTGGTGTCGCTGATCACGCCGCTGGCGGCGGACGTGCAGACGGGCACCATCCTGGGCGGGGTGTTCTTTGCGGCGCTGGTGGGCCTCCTGTTCGGCATCTGGCCGGCGGCGCGCGCGGCGAACCTGGACCCGGTGGAAGCCCTCCGGTACGAGTGA
- a CDS encoding AAA family ATPase — MVESTDLAQVLQEANDIARSVAQKLTSAHVLLALFTVENRAQLLLKERGVDEDALLQLLTAAPAEHDGLVRELREKAREIAVSCGSQEADCLHLLIAVTRVRCGAQELLMHAGLDLATLRTTAVSYFVSGRMPRKLQPGRTHVTTSRPAASRPLGAPPSPLPFSAVAVSLPRPAPVAPPKPPPPAPPRATTPALSPRDLIDVDHEPQEKAATPEKAAPQVAPPPPAPAPTSRVTPIVTPPAPTSAPVARPTPPPAPAPAARPAQAAVAVAKGPSMALDPKAFPLLTSLGRNLSQAAREGKLDPVVGRAREIEEVIDVLGKRRTNNPCLLGEAGVGKTAVVEGVAQRLLGLRGGLAEKVVVELDMASLVAGTQLRGSFSEKLNALKEEVRRAEGRVMVFIDEIHTLVGAGSTGDGPQDAANELKTAMARGEFPCIGATTHDEYRKFISADPALERRFTAVVVHEPSVPETVEILRGIIGRYEEHHALRYRPEALEAAASLASRYVTDRFMPDKAISVVDLAGSRCHREGRDVVEPSDVARVVAKLAGVPEERLLMNDSARLLRLEQDLGERVIGHEEAIARIARVIRRNYAGFASRRPMGSFLFLGPTGVGKTEMARGLAEVLFGNRDALVRLDMSEMSEAHGVSRLIGSPAGYVGHGEGGQLTEPVRRRPSSVVVLDEIEKAHREVQLLLLQVLEEGRLTDGKGRHIDFSNTVIVLTTNLGAEAFSRTGRPLGFGQESSGAASALEHAASAARRALPPELWNRIDERLPFRPLEEEEVARIATLLLEESSKRLSTERGIEYVAGEDVVGHLLKSGGFDPQLGARPMRQMVQRLVEGPLAERILSGEFGAGDRVRVALHAGQLAFQRER, encoded by the coding sequence ATGGTCGAAAGCACGGATCTCGCCCAGGTCCTTCAAGAAGCCAACGACATTGCCCGGAGCGTGGCCCAGAAGCTTACCTCGGCCCACGTGCTCCTGGCGCTGTTCACGGTGGAGAACCGGGCGCAGCTGCTCCTCAAGGAGCGGGGCGTGGACGAGGATGCCCTCCTCCAGTTGCTCACCGCCGCGCCCGCCGAGCACGACGGCCTGGTCCGCGAGCTGCGGGAGAAGGCCCGTGAAATCGCGGTGAGCTGCGGTTCCCAGGAGGCGGACTGCCTGCACCTGCTCATCGCGGTGACGCGGGTGCGCTGCGGGGCCCAGGAGCTGCTGATGCACGCGGGCCTGGATCTGGCGACGCTGCGCACCACGGCGGTCTCCTATTTCGTGAGCGGGCGGATGCCGCGCAAGCTCCAGCCGGGGCGCACGCACGTCACCACCTCGCGGCCCGCGGCCAGCCGACCGCTCGGGGCGCCTCCGTCCCCCCTGCCCTTCTCCGCGGTGGCGGTGAGCCTGCCGCGTCCGGCGCCGGTCGCGCCGCCGAAGCCTCCTCCCCCCGCCCCCCCGCGCGCGACGACGCCCGCGCTGTCGCCTCGCGACCTCATCGACGTGGACCACGAGCCGCAGGAGAAGGCCGCGACGCCGGAGAAGGCCGCGCCCCAGGTCGCCCCGCCGCCTCCGGCCCCCGCTCCGACTTCGCGCGTCACGCCCATCGTGACGCCCCCGGCTCCGACGTCGGCGCCCGTGGCGCGACCGACGCCGCCCCCCGCGCCCGCTCCGGCGGCACGTCCCGCGCAGGCGGCCGTGGCTGTGGCGAAGGGTCCCTCGATGGCGCTGGACCCCAAGGCCTTCCCGCTGCTCACGTCGCTGGGCCGCAACCTGAGCCAGGCGGCCCGTGAGGGGAAGCTGGACCCGGTGGTGGGCCGCGCGCGGGAGATCGAGGAGGTCATCGACGTCCTCGGCAAGCGCCGCACGAACAACCCCTGCCTCCTGGGTGAGGCGGGCGTGGGCAAGACGGCGGTGGTGGAGGGCGTGGCGCAGCGGCTGTTGGGGCTGCGTGGCGGGCTGGCGGAGAAGGTGGTGGTGGAGCTGGACATGGCCTCGCTGGTGGCGGGCACCCAGCTTCGCGGCTCGTTCTCCGAGAAGCTCAACGCGTTGAAGGAAGAGGTCCGCCGCGCCGAGGGGCGCGTGATGGTCTTCATCGACGAAATCCACACGCTGGTGGGCGCGGGCTCCACGGGCGACGGTCCTCAGGACGCGGCCAACGAGCTGAAGACGGCGATGGCGCGGGGCGAGTTCCCCTGCATCGGCGCGACGACGCACGACGAGTACCGCAAGTTCATCAGCGCGGACCCGGCGCTCGAGCGGCGCTTCACGGCGGTGGTGGTGCACGAGCCGTCGGTGCCTGAGACGGTGGAGATCCTCCGCGGCATCATCGGCCGGTACGAGGAGCACCACGCGCTGCGCTATCGGCCGGAGGCGCTGGAGGCCGCGGCGTCGCTGGCGAGCCGCTACGTGACGGACCGGTTCATGCCGGACAAGGCCATCTCGGTGGTGGACCTGGCGGGGAGCCGGTGCCACCGCGAGGGACGTGACGTGGTGGAGCCGTCGGACGTGGCGCGGGTGGTGGCGAAGCTCGCGGGCGTTCCGGAGGAGCGGCTGCTCATGAACGACTCGGCGAGGCTGCTCCGGTTGGAGCAGGACCTGGGCGAGCGGGTCATCGGCCACGAGGAGGCGATTGCGCGCATCGCGCGGGTCATCCGTCGCAACTACGCGGGCTTCGCGTCGCGGCGTCCCATGGGCAGCTTCCTGTTCCTGGGCCCCACGGGCGTGGGCAAGACGGAGATGGCGCGCGGGCTGGCGGAGGTTCTCTTTGGCAACCGCGACGCGCTGGTGCGGCTGGACATGAGCGAGATGTCGGAGGCGCACGGGGTGTCGCGCCTCATCGGCTCGCCGGCGGGCTACGTGGGCCATGGCGAAGGTGGCCAGCTCACGGAGCCGGTGCGTCGGCGTCCCTCGTCCGTGGTGGTGCTGGACGAAATCGAGAAGGCGCACCGCGAGGTGCAGTTGCTGCTGCTCCAGGTCCTGGAGGAGGGGCGGCTGACGGATGGCAAGGGTCGGCACATCGACTTCTCGAACACCGTCATCGTGCTGACGACGAACCTGGGCGCGGAGGCGTTCTCGCGCACGGGTCGTCCGCTCGGCTTCGGGCAGGAGAGCTCGGGCGCGGCGAGCGCGCTGGAGCACGCGGCGTCGGCGGCGCGTCGGGCGTTGCCGCCGGAGCTGTGGAACCGCATCGATGAGCGGCTCCCCTTCCGTCCGTTGGAGGAGGAGGAGGTCGCGCGCATCGCGACGCTGCTGCTGGAGGAGAGCAGCAAGCGGCTGTCGACCGAGCGCGGCATCGAGTACGTGGCGGGCGAGGACGTGGTGGGCCACCTGCTGAAGTCGGGCGGCTTCGACCCGCAGCTCGGCGCGCGGCCCATGCGGCAGATGGTGCAGCGGCTGGTGGAAGGACCGCTGGCCGAGCGCATCCTGTCCGGTGAGTTCGGCGCGGGAGACCGCGTGCGCGTCGCGCTCCACGCCGGACAGCTCGCGTTCCAGCGGGAGCGATGA